One part of the Salvelinus fontinalis isolate EN_2023a chromosome 4, ASM2944872v1, whole genome shotgun sequence genome encodes these proteins:
- the LOC129854401 gene encoding calcitonin gene-related peptide isoform X3, which produces MVMMKLSALLIAYFLVICQMYSSHAAPARTGLESMTDQVTLTDYEARRLLNAIVKEFVQMTSEELEQQANEGNSSVTAQKRACNTATCVTHRLADFLNRSGGMGNSNFVPTNVGSKAFGRRRRDSPMTAPM; this is translated from the exons ATGGTTATGATGAAGCTCTCTGCCCTCCTCATTGCCTATTTCCTGGTCATTTGTCAGATGTACAGCTCACATGCAGCTCCAGCCAG AACTGGTTTAGAGTCCATGACAGACCAAGTCACGCTAACTGACTATGAAGCCCGAAGGCTACTCAACGCCATCGTCAAGGAGTTTGTTCAAATGACTTCAGAGGAACTGGAGCAGCAAGCCAATGAAGGAAATAG CAGCGTTACAGCACAGAAGCGTGCGTGCAATACTGCCACATGTGTCACCCACCGCCTGGCTGACTTCCTGAACagatcaggaggaatgggcaacaGTAACTTCGTCCCCACCAATGTGGGCTCCAAGGCGTTTGGAcgaagaaggagagacagcccCATGACAGCACCTATGTGA
- the LOC129854401 gene encoding calcitonin gene-related peptide isoform X4 gives MVMMKLSALLIAYFLVICQMYSSHAAPARTGLESMTDQVTLTDYEARRLLNAIVKEFVQMTSEELEQQANEGNSVTAQKRACNTATCVTHRLADFLNRSGGMGNSNFVPTNVGSKAFGRRRRDSPMTAPM, from the exons ATGGTTATGATGAAGCTCTCTGCCCTCCTCATTGCCTATTTCCTGGTCATTTGTCAGATGTACAGCTCACATGCAGCTCCAGCCAG AACTGGTTTAGAGTCCATGACAGACCAAGTCACGCTAACTGACTATGAAGCCCGAAGGCTACTCAACGCCATCGTCAAGGAGTTTGTTCAAATGACTTCAGAGGAACTGGAGCAGCAAGCCAATGAAGGAAATAG CGTTACAGCACAGAAGCGTGCGTGCAATACTGCCACATGTGTCACCCACCGCCTGGCTGACTTCCTGAACagatcaggaggaatgggcaacaGTAACTTCGTCCCCACCAATGTGGGCTCCAAGGCGTTTGGAcgaagaaggagagacagcccCATGACAGCACCTATGTGA
- the LOC129854401 gene encoding calcitonin-1 isoform X2, protein MVMMKLSALLIAYFLVICQMYSSHAAPARTGLESMTDQVTLTDYEARRLLNAIVKEFVQMTSEELEQQANEGNSLDRPMSKRCSNLSTCVLGKLSQELHKLQTYPRTNTGSGTPGKKRSLPESNRYASYGDSYDGI, encoded by the exons ATGGTTATGATGAAGCTCTCTGCCCTCCTCATTGCCTATTTCCTGGTCATTTGTCAGATGTACAGCTCACATGCAGCTCCAGCCAG AACTGGTTTAGAGTCCATGACAGACCAAGTCACGCTAACTGACTATGAAGCCCGAAGGCTACTCAACGCCATCGTCAAGGAGTTTGTTCAAATGACTTCAGAGGAACTGGAGCAGCAAGCCAATGAAGGAAATAG cctGGATAGACCCATGTCCAAGCGTTGCTCCAACCTCAGCACCTGTGTGCTGGGCAAACTGTCCCAAGAGCTGCATAAATTGCAGACGTACCCCCGCACCAACACGGGAAGTGGCACGCCTGGCAAGAAACGCAGCTTGCCTGAGAGCAACCGCTATGCAAGCTATGGAGACTCATATGATGGAATCTGA
- the LOC129854401 gene encoding calcitonin-1 isoform X1 → MCFTAGTMVMMKLSALLIAYFLVICQMYSSHAAPARTGLESMTDQVTLTDYEARRLLNAIVKEFVQMTSEELEQQANEGNSLDRPMSKRCSNLSTCVLGKLSQELHKLQTYPRTNTGSGTPGKKRSLPESNRYASYGDSYDGI, encoded by the exons ATGTGTTTTACAGCAGGGACCATGGTTATGATGAAGCTCTCTGCCCTCCTCATTGCCTATTTCCTGGTCATTTGTCAGATGTACAGCTCACATGCAGCTCCAGCCAG AACTGGTTTAGAGTCCATGACAGACCAAGTCACGCTAACTGACTATGAAGCCCGAAGGCTACTCAACGCCATCGTCAAGGAGTTTGTTCAAATGACTTCAGAGGAACTGGAGCAGCAAGCCAATGAAGGAAATAG cctGGATAGACCCATGTCCAAGCGTTGCTCCAACCTCAGCACCTGTGTGCTGGGCAAACTGTCCCAAGAGCTGCATAAATTGCAGACGTACCCCCGCACCAACACGGGAAGTGGCACGCCTGGCAAGAAACGCAGCTTGCCTGAGAGCAACCGCTATGCAAGCTATGGAGACTCATATGATGGAATCTGA